A stretch of the Capsicum annuum cultivar UCD-10X-F1 chromosome 10, UCD10Xv1.1, whole genome shotgun sequence genome encodes the following:
- the LOC107845986 gene encoding flavonol synthase/flavanone 3-hydroxylase, with translation MAETQETVFKSVQELASSNQVPEKYIHTRISINNSCPLLDVPEVDLSLLISPTSPARQHELNKLQSGLKSCGCFQVINHGIADSFLDKVREISKEFFALPAEEKLKYARTVDDMDGYGNDSVLSEKQKLDWTDRLYLNVFPDDTRKLQFWPQKPECFRAVLEEYIENMKLLSDSLLKAMATSLNMEENCFLDQCGEHRTMVARFNFYPPCPRPDVVLGVKPHADGSAITILLQDEEVEGLQVLKDDHWYRVPVIKYGLLINVGDQVEIMSNGVFKSPMHRVVTNAERERNTLAVFIMPDVDVEIGPVEKLINQERPRAYKNVKNFVDLFFQSYQQGKRPIEAAMIS, from the exons ATGGCTGAAACTCAAGAAACAGTTTTCAAGTCAGTACAAGAACTGGCAAGTAGCAACCAGGTTCCAGAAAAGTATATCCATACACGAATCTCAATCAATAACTCTTGTCCGCTGCTTGATGTGCCTGAAGTTGACCTTAGCCTTCTCATATCACCAACATCTCCTGCCAGACAACATGAGCTCAACAAACTTCAATCAGGTCTCAAGTCTTGTGGCTGCTTCCAG GTCATAAATCATGGAATAGCAGATTCATTTCTTGACAAAGTGCGAGAAATTAGCAAAGAGTTCTTTGCTCTTCCAGCTGAAGAGAAGCTTAAATATGCCAGAACAGTTGATGACATGGATGGATACGGAAATGATTCAGTTCTTTCAGAAAAGCAAAAGCTTGATTGGACAGACAGATTGTATCTAAACGTGTTTCCTGACGATACAAGAAAACTTCAATTCTGGCCCCAAAAACCTGAATGTTTTAG GGCAGTATTAGAAGAATATATCGAGAATATGAAGTTGTTGAGTGACTCCCTCCTAAAGGCTATGGCAACGTCATTGAACATGGAGGAGAACTGCTTTCTGGACCAGTGTGGAGAACACAGAACGATGGTTGCAAGATTCAACTTCTATCCTCCGTGTCCAAGGCCTGATGTTGTACTCGGAGTCAAACCACATGCTGATGGATCGGCCATTACCATCCTGTTGCaagatgaagaagttgagggGCTTCAGGTTCTCAAAGATGACCACTGGTACAGAGTTCCTGTTATCAAGTATGGTTTACTCATTAATGTTGGAGATCAAGTTGAG ATAATGAGCAATGGTGTCTTTAAGAGCCCCATGCACAGGGTGGTGACAAATGCAGAACGAGAAAGAAACACCCTTGCTGTCTTCATTATGCCAGATGTAGATGTTGAAATCGGACCAGTGGAGAAACTTATCAACCAGGAAAGGCCAAGAGCGTACAAGAATGTTAAGAATTTTGTTGATCTCTTCTTCCAAAGCTACCAGCAGGGTAAAAGACCAATAGAAGCAGCAATGATTTCCTAA
- the LOC107845985 gene encoding LOW QUALITY PROTEIN: proteasome subunit alpha type-4 (The sequence of the model RefSeq protein was modified relative to this genomic sequence to represent the inferred CDS: inserted 1 base in 1 codon) — translation MSRRYDSRTTIFSPEGRLYQVEYAMEAIGNAGSAIGILAKDGVVLVGEKKVTSKLLQTSTSTEKMYKIDDHVACAVAGIMSDANILINTARVQAQCYTFAYQEPMPVEQLVQSLCDTKQGYTQFGGLRPFGVSFLFAGWDKNYGFQLYMSDPSGNYGGWKAAAIGANNQXALSMLKQDYKDGMTREEAVQLVLKVLSKTMDSTSLTSDKLELAEVFHTNGKVKYKVHSPESVNKLLTQYGLTQPAPDAAQNTF, via the exons ATGTCAAGAAGATATGACAGCCGCACAACTATCTTCTCTCCAGAAGGTCGTTTATATCAGGTTGAATATGCAATGGAAGCTATCGGAAATGCAGGGAGTGCAATAGGTATCTTAGCTAAAGATGGTGTGGTGTTGGTAGGTGAAAAGAAGGTCACTTCAAAGCTTCTCCAGACTTCCACATCCACTGAGAAGATGTACAAGATTGACGACCATGTTGCCTGTGCTGTGGCTGGAATTATGTCAGATGCCAACATCCTCATTAACACTGCTAGGGTTCAAGCTCAATGCTATACTTTTGCTTATCAAGAACCAATGCCTGTTGAACAACTAGTTCAGTCTCTGTGCGACACCAAGCAAGGCTACACACAGTTTGGTGGGCTTCGTCCATTTGGTGTTTCCTTTCTTTTCGCAGGCTGGGACAAGAACTATGGGTTTCAACTGTACATGAGTGATCCAAGCGGCAATTATGGTGGTTGGAAAGCTGCAGCAATTGGGGCCAACAATC CAGCACTGTCAATGTTGAAGCAGGATTACAAGGATGGCATGACAAGAGAGGAAGCTGTTCAACTTGTTCTTAAGGTGCTTAGTAAGACTATGGATAGCACTAGTCTTACCTCAGACAAGCTTGAACTGGCAGAGGTATTCCATACCAATGGTAAAGTCAAATACAAAGTGCACTCACCGGAATCTGTAAACAAGTTGCTCACACAGTATGGATTGACTCAACCTGCTCCAGACGCCGCCCAGAACACTTTCTGA